From Lysobacter auxotrophicus, the proteins below share one genomic window:
- the uvrB gene encoding excinuclease ABC subunit UvrB — protein sequence MNDSLHPAGFQLVSSYQPAGDQPQAIERLVAGFENGLAAQTVLGVTGSGKTFTVANVVQQVQKPTIVMAPNKTLAAQLYGEFKSFFPHNAVEYFVSYYDYYQPEAYVPSSDTFIEKDSSVNEHIEQMRLSATKALLERRDALIVCTVSAIYGLGDPNEYFRMVLHMVRGERIDQRELIRRLTEMQYTRNDTELRRATYRVRGEVVDVHPAESDAEALRIELFDGEIERLTLFDPLTGETLRQVPRYTIYPGSHYVTTRRTVLDAIDTIKEELRERLEQLYAQNKLVEAQRLAQRTQFDLEMLAEVGYCNGVENYSRHLTGHMPGEPPPCLFDYLPPDALLVVDESHVTVPQIGAMFKGDRSRKETLVEFGFRLPSALDNRPLRFEEWEGRSPRAIYVSATPGPYELNKSEDQIVELVVRPTGLIDPEVEIRPVATQVDDVLGEINERVKMGDRVLITTLTKRMAENLTEYLGEHGIRVRYLHSDVDTVERVEIIRDLRLGKFDVLVGINLLREGLDMPEVSLVAILDADKEGFLRSAGSLIQTIGRAARNVRGKAILYADRVTRSMQAALDETERRRQRQVEHNLEHGITPRSVAKPIVDIMEGARAEPGEATKGRGKGKKTGESLADYAKLTPAQFAARIKALEQQMYEHAKNLEFEEAAAVRDQLRQIKDAGFAA from the coding sequence ATGAACGACAGCCTCCATCCCGCCGGATTCCAGCTCGTCTCGTCCTACCAGCCCGCCGGCGACCAGCCACAGGCGATCGAGCGGCTGGTCGCGGGCTTCGAGAACGGCCTGGCGGCGCAGACGGTGCTCGGCGTGACGGGCTCGGGCAAGACGTTCACCGTGGCCAACGTCGTCCAGCAGGTGCAGAAGCCGACCATCGTGATGGCGCCGAACAAGACGCTCGCCGCGCAGCTATACGGCGAGTTCAAGTCGTTCTTCCCGCATAACGCGGTGGAGTATTTCGTCAGCTATTACGACTACTACCAGCCCGAAGCCTACGTCCCCTCGTCGGACACCTTCATCGAGAAGGACAGCTCGGTGAACGAGCACATCGAGCAGATGCGCCTGTCGGCGACCAAGGCGTTGCTCGAGCGCCGCGACGCGCTGATCGTCTGCACCGTCTCGGCGATCTACGGACTGGGCGATCCGAACGAATACTTCCGCATGGTGCTGCACATGGTGCGCGGTGAGCGCATCGACCAGCGCGAGCTGATCCGCCGCCTCACCGAGATGCAGTACACCCGCAACGACACCGAACTGCGTCGCGCCACGTACCGCGTGCGCGGCGAAGTGGTGGACGTACACCCGGCCGAAAGCGACGCCGAAGCGCTGCGCATCGAACTGTTCGATGGCGAGATCGAACGCCTGACGCTGTTCGATCCGCTCACCGGCGAAACGCTGCGCCAGGTGCCGCGCTACACGATCTACCCCGGTTCGCACTACGTGACCACGCGCCGCACCGTGCTCGACGCGATCGACACCATCAAGGAGGAGCTGCGCGAGCGCCTGGAGCAGCTCTATGCGCAGAACAAGCTCGTCGAAGCGCAGCGCCTGGCGCAGCGCACGCAGTTCGATCTGGAAATGCTGGCCGAGGTGGGCTACTGCAACGGCGTGGAGAACTACAGCCGCCACCTCACCGGCCACATGCCCGGCGAGCCGCCGCCGTGCCTGTTCGATTACCTGCCGCCGGACGCGCTGCTGGTGGTCGACGAATCGCACGTGACGGTTCCGCAGATCGGCGCGATGTTCAAGGGCGACCGCTCGCGCAAGGAAACGCTGGTGGAATTCGGCTTCCGCCTGCCGTCCGCGCTGGACAACCGGCCGCTGCGCTTCGAGGAATGGGAAGGCCGTTCGCCGCGCGCGATCTACGTCTCCGCGACGCCCGGTCCGTACGAGTTGAACAAGTCCGAGGACCAGATCGTCGAACTCGTCGTGCGACCGACGGGCCTGATCGATCCGGAAGTCGAAATCCGCCCGGTCGCGACGCAGGTCGACGACGTGCTCGGCGAGATCAACGAACGGGTGAAGATGGGCGATCGCGTGCTGATCACCACGCTCACCAAGCGCATGGCGGAAAACCTCACCGAATACCTCGGCGAACACGGCATCCGCGTGCGTTACCTGCATTCGGACGTGGACACGGTGGAGCGCGTGGAGATCATCCGCGACCTGCGCCTGGGCAAGTTCGACGTGCTGGTCGGCATCAACCTGCTGCGCGAAGGCCTGGACATGCCGGAGGTCTCGCTGGTGGCGATCCTCGATGCGGACAAGGAAGGCTTCCTGCGTTCGGCCGGTTCGCTGATCCAGACCATTGGCCGCGCGGCGCGAAACGTGCGTGGCAAGGCGATCCTCTACGCCGACCGCGTCACCAGGTCGATGCAGGCGGCGCTGGACGAAACCGAACGCCGTCGCCAGCGCCAGGTCGAACACAACCTCGAACACGGCATCACGCCGCGCTCGGTCGCCAAGCCGATCGTCGACATCATGGAAGGCGCGCGCGCCGAGCCGGGCGAAGCCACGAAGGGTCGCGGCAAGGGCAAGAAGACCGGCGAAAGCCTGGCCGACTACGCCAAGCTGACGCCGGCGCAATTCGCCGCGCGCATCAAGGCGCTCGAACAGCAGATGTACGAGCACGCCAAGAACCTGGAGTTCGAGGAAGCCGCGGCGGTGCGCGACCAGTTGCGCCAGATCAAGGACGCCGGTTTCGCTGCCTGA
- the thrS gene encoding threonine--tRNA ligase has product MIAITLPDGSRREFEQPVSVAEVAASIGAGLAKAALAGKVDGKLVDTSYRIANDASLEIVTDKHPDALDVLRHSTAHLLAQAVQRLYPGAQVTIGPVIDNGFYYDFAYERPFTPEDLPAIEAEMQKIVKESLPVARSVKSRDDAVAFFRGLGEAYKAEIIESIPANEDLSLYSQGEFTDLCRGPHVPSTDKLRAFKLMKVAGAYWRGDSNNQMLSRIYGTSWLNDKDLKAYLTQLEEAEKRDHRKIAKAQDLFHLQEEGPGLIFWHPKGWSIWQVVEQYMRRVYRETGYGEVRCPQILDVSLWQKSGHWDNYKDNMFFTESEKRTYALKPMNCPGHVQVFNQGLHSYRDLPIRYGEFGACHRNEPSGALHGILRVRGFTQDDGHIFCTEDQIESEVRAFHEQALKVYGDFGFTDIQIKIALRPDSRLGDDATWDKAENALRSALSAAGVEWQELPGEGAFYGPKIEYHLQDAIGRTWQLGTMQVDFMMPGRLGAEYVDEHSQRRHPVMLHRAIVGSMERFIGILIEHHAGQFPAWLAPVQAVVMNITDAQADYVEEIRKSLANQGFRVHSDLRNEKIGYKIREHTLQRVPYLLVIGDREKENGQIAVRTRGGEDLGTMTVADFASRLRSEGVQ; this is encoded by the coding sequence ATGATCGCCATCACGCTCCCCGACGGCAGCCGCCGCGAATTCGAACAACCCGTCTCCGTCGCCGAAGTGGCCGCCTCCATCGGCGCCGGCCTCGCCAAGGCCGCGCTGGCCGGCAAGGTCGACGGCAAGCTGGTCGACACCAGCTACCGCATCGCCAACGACGCCTCGCTCGAGATCGTCACCGACAAGCACCCCGACGCGCTCGACGTCCTGCGCCACTCCACCGCGCACCTGCTCGCGCAGGCCGTGCAGCGCCTGTACCCGGGCGCGCAGGTCACCATCGGTCCGGTGATCGACAACGGCTTCTACTACGATTTCGCCTACGAGCGCCCGTTCACGCCGGAAGACCTGCCTGCGATCGAGGCCGAGATGCAGAAGATCGTCAAGGAGTCGCTGCCCGTCGCGCGCAGCGTGAAGTCGCGAGACGACGCGGTGGCGTTCTTCCGCGGCCTGGGCGAGGCCTACAAGGCCGAGATCATCGAGTCGATTCCGGCGAACGAAGACCTCTCGCTCTACAGCCAGGGCGAGTTCACCGACCTGTGCCGCGGCCCGCACGTGCCGTCGACGGACAAGCTGCGCGCGTTCAAGCTGATGAAGGTCGCCGGCGCCTACTGGCGTGGCGATTCCAACAACCAGATGCTCAGCCGCATCTACGGCACCTCGTGGCTCAACGACAAGGACCTCAAGGCTTATCTGACGCAGCTCGAGGAAGCCGAGAAGCGCGACCACCGCAAGATCGCCAAGGCGCAGGACCTGTTCCACCTGCAGGAAGAGGGCCCGGGCCTGATCTTCTGGCATCCGAAGGGCTGGTCGATCTGGCAGGTCGTCGAGCAGTACATGCGCCGCGTGTATCGCGAAACGGGCTACGGCGAGGTGCGTTGCCCGCAGATCCTCGACGTGTCGCTGTGGCAGAAATCCGGCCACTGGGACAACTACAAGGACAACATGTTCTTCACCGAGTCCGAGAAGCGGACCTACGCGCTGAAGCCCATGAACTGCCCGGGCCACGTGCAGGTGTTCAACCAGGGCCTGCACAGCTACCGCGACCTGCCGATCCGCTACGGCGAGTTCGGCGCGTGCCATCGCAACGAGCCCTCCGGCGCGCTGCACGGCATCCTGCGCGTGCGCGGCTTCACCCAGGACGACGGCCACATCTTCTGCACCGAGGACCAGATCGAGTCCGAAGTGCGCGCCTTCCACGAGCAGGCGCTGAAGGTCTACGGCGATTTCGGCTTCACCGACATCCAGATCAAGATCGCGCTGCGCCCGGACTCGCGCCTGGGCGACGACGCCACGTGGGACAAGGCCGAGAACGCGCTGCGTTCGGCGCTGAGTGCCGCCGGCGTGGAATGGCAGGAGCTGCCGGGCGAGGGCGCCTTCTACGGCCCGAAGATCGAATACCACCTGCAGGACGCCATCGGCCGCACGTGGCAGCTGGGCACGATGCAGGTCGACTTCATGATGCCGGGCCGCCTGGGCGCCGAGTACGTCGACGAACACAGCCAGCGCCGCCATCCGGTGATGCTGCACCGGGCCATCGTGGGCTCGATGGAGCGCTTCATCGGCATCCTGATCGAGCACCACGCCGGCCAGTTCCCGGCCTGGCTGGCCCCGGTCCAGGCCGTGGTCATGAACATCACCGACGCCCAGGCCGATTACGTCGAGGAGATCCGGAAATCCCTTGCAAATCAAGGCTTCCGGGTCCATTCCGATTTGCGCAACGAGAAGATCGGCTATAAGATCCGCGAGCACACGCTGCAGCGCGTGCCCTACCTGCTGGTGATCGGCGACCGTGAGAAGGAAAACGGCCAGATCGCCGTCCGCACGCGCGGAGGCGAGGACCTGGGGACGATGACCGTCGCCGATTTCGCCTCGCGTTTGCGCAGTGAGGGCGTACAGTAA
- a CDS encoding MerR family transcriptional regulator, producing MLDPGSNRELPPIPAKRYFTIGEVSELCDVKPHVLRYWETEFPMLNPVKRRGNRRYYQRHEVLMVRQIRGLLYEQGYTIGGARLRLEGETAKDESALSSQIIRQVRMELEEVLQLLRR from the coding sequence ATGCTTGACCCTGGCAGCAATCGCGAACTCCCGCCGATCCCGGCCAAACGCTACTTCACCATCGGTGAAGTCAGCGAGCTGTGCGACGTCAAGCCGCACGTGCTGCGCTACTGGGAGACCGAGTTCCCGATGCTCAACCCGGTCAAGCGCCGCGGCAACCGCCGCTACTACCAGCGCCACGAGGTGCTGATGGTGCGCCAGATCCGCGGCCTGCTGTACGAGCAGGGCTACACCATCGGCGGCGCGCGCCTGCGCCTGGAAGGCGAGACGGCGAAGGACGAATCCGCGCTGAGTTCGCAGATCATCCGCCAGGTGCGGATGGAGCTGGAAGAAGTCCTGCAGCTGCTGAGGCGCTGA
- a CDS encoding DUF3606 domain-containing protein, translating into MTDNTKTRTGADRARINVNQEHEVRYWTQALDVTEEELRAAVDAVGPVADKVREYFQRG; encoded by the coding sequence ATGACGGACAACACGAAGACGCGCACTGGCGCCGATCGCGCCCGGATCAACGTCAACCAGGAGCACGAGGTCCGCTACTGGACGCAGGCACTGGATGTCACGGAAGAGGAACTGCGCGCCGCGGTCGATGCCGTCGGCCCGGTCGCGGACAAGGTGCGGGAGTATTTTCAGCGGGGGTGA
- the rplT gene encoding 50S ribosomal protein L20, whose protein sequence is MARVKRGVQARRRHKKILKQAKGYYHARRKVFRVAKQAVTKALQYAYIGRKQKKRNFRSLWITRINAAARINGLSYSRFINGLMKAGITLDRKVLADIAVHDAQGFAALAEKAKSALAA, encoded by the coding sequence ATGGCACGAGTCAAGCGTGGCGTGCAGGCGCGCCGCCGTCACAAGAAGATCCTGAAGCAGGCCAAGGGCTACTACCACGCCCGTCGCAAGGTTTTCCGCGTCGCCAAGCAGGCGGTCACGAAGGCCCTGCAGTACGCCTACATCGGTCGTAAGCAGAAGAAGCGCAACTTCCGTTCGCTGTGGATCACGCGTATCAACGCGGCGGCCCGCATCAACGGCCTGAGCTACAGCCGCTTCATCAACGGCCTGATGAAGGCCGGCATCACCCTCGACCGCAAGGTGCTGGCGGACATCGCCGTGCACGACGCGCAGGGTTTTGCGGCGCTGGCAGAGAAGGCGAAGAGCGCGCTCGCAGCGTAA
- the pheS gene encoding phenylalanine--tRNA ligase subunit alpha — MTGIESLTQQALADIAAAQTPDAIEALRVSLLGKNGSVTAQLKQLGALPADQRKTAGEAINKARDELTTALTQRRTVLDDAALDARLASESIDVTLPGIDAERGGLHPVSRTMERIADIFGRLGFELSNGPEIEDDWHNFEALNFPPHHPARAMHDTFYFGDGRLLRTHTSGVQVRYMQEHQPPLRMIALGKVYRSDSDQTHTPMFHQCEGLLVDEHASFADLKGTLAEFVRAFFERDFEMRFRPSYFPFTEPSAEVDIAWQQPDGSTRWLEVLGCGMVHPNVLRNVGIDPEKYTGYAFGLGVERFAMLRYGVDDLRSFFDNDGRFLKQFA, encoded by the coding sequence ATGACCGGAATCGAATCCCTCACCCAGCAGGCGCTGGCCGACATCGCAGCGGCACAAACGCCGGACGCGATCGAAGCCCTGCGCGTGTCGCTGCTCGGCAAGAACGGCAGCGTGACCGCGCAGCTCAAGCAGCTGGGCGCGCTGCCCGCCGACCAGCGCAAGACCGCCGGCGAGGCGATCAACAAGGCGCGCGACGAGCTCACGACCGCGCTGACGCAGCGCCGCACCGTGCTCGACGACGCCGCGCTCGACGCGCGACTGGCGTCGGAAAGCATCGACGTGACGCTGCCCGGCATCGATGCCGAGCGCGGCGGCCTGCATCCGGTGAGCCGTACGATGGAGCGCATCGCCGACATCTTCGGGCGCCTGGGCTTCGAGCTCAGCAACGGTCCGGAGATCGAGGACGACTGGCACAACTTCGAAGCGCTGAACTTCCCGCCGCACCATCCGGCGCGCGCGATGCACGACACGTTCTACTTCGGCGACGGTCGCCTGCTGCGCACACACACCTCCGGCGTGCAGGTGCGCTACATGCAGGAGCACCAGCCGCCGCTGCGCATGATCGCGCTGGGCAAGGTGTACCGCAGCGACAGCGACCAGACGCACACGCCGATGTTCCACCAGTGCGAAGGCCTGCTCGTCGACGAGCACGCGAGCTTCGCCGACCTGAAGGGCACGCTCGCCGAGTTCGTCCGCGCGTTCTTCGAACGCGATTTCGAGATGCGCTTTCGTCCGAGCTACTTCCCCTTCACCGAACCCTCGGCCGAAGTGGACATCGCCTGGCAGCAGCCTGACGGCTCCACGCGCTGGCTGGAAGTGCTCGGCTGCGGCATGGTGCATCCGAACGTGCTGCGTAACGTCGGCATCGATCCGGAGAAGTACACCGGCTACGCATTCGGGCTGGGCGTGGAGCGCTTCGCGATGCTGCGTTATGGCGTCGACGACCTGCGCAGCTTCTTCGACAACGACGGGCGTTTTTTGAAGCAGTTCGCCTGA
- a CDS encoding PAS domain-containing sensor histidine kinase, whose product MSETHPATDHIVQDMLWTFANVSSEYAVLLLDADGTINWANIGAETILGETRSGLMQGNISHYFTREDVRKGIPEHEIEEARQRGRSGNDRWMARADRSRFWASGQTICLSAHAGDRNFLKIFRDLTDGKMQLEAAMKRCHAVTQTNEGLTAAIALLAHELRNPLSGISLSATLLSAQSRDPSLKPQVESIARNVSMAARLIDDLMQHSKVTSKGFSLDRTDCSLRELLESSTRIAQRQMEQESREIPVLVPSGDIEMHIDCMRMQQVFVNLIANAIRYTPAPRKIWVTGTFIGNDVVVRVSDEGIGIEADRLERIFELFTLPHLQGSKLGLGLGLALVKKIVELHSGSVQARSEGVDKGSQFIVRFPARE is encoded by the coding sequence GTGTCCGAAACTCATCCGGCGACGGACCACATCGTGCAGGACATGCTCTGGACGTTCGCGAACGTCTCCAGCGAATACGCGGTACTGCTGCTGGACGCCGACGGCACGATCAACTGGGCCAACATCGGGGCGGAAACCATCCTCGGCGAAACGCGAAGCGGGCTGATGCAGGGGAACATCTCGCACTACTTCACCCGCGAGGACGTGCGCAAGGGCATTCCCGAGCACGAGATCGAAGAAGCGCGGCAACGCGGGCGATCGGGCAACGACCGCTGGATGGCGCGCGCCGACCGCTCGCGGTTCTGGGCATCGGGCCAGACCATCTGCCTGAGCGCGCATGCCGGCGACCGGAACTTCCTCAAGATCTTCCGCGACCTCACCGACGGGAAGATGCAGCTGGAAGCGGCCATGAAGCGTTGCCACGCCGTCACGCAGACCAACGAAGGCCTTACCGCCGCGATCGCGCTGCTCGCGCACGAGCTGCGCAATCCGCTGTCCGGCATCAGCCTCTCGGCGACGCTGCTTTCGGCGCAATCGCGCGACCCGTCCCTCAAGCCGCAGGTCGAGAGCATCGCGCGCAACGTCTCGATGGCCGCGCGCCTGATCGACGACCTGATGCAGCACAGCAAGGTCACCTCGAAAGGCTTCAGCCTGGACCGCACCGATTGCAGCCTTCGCGAGTTGCTGGAGTCGTCCACGCGCATCGCGCAGCGGCAGATGGAGCAGGAATCGCGCGAGATCCCGGTGCTGGTGCCCTCCGGCGACATCGAGATGCACATCGACTGCATGCGCATGCAGCAGGTGTTCGTGAACCTCATCGCGAACGCGATCCGCTACACGCCCGCGCCGCGCAAGATCTGGGTGACGGGAACCTTCATCGGCAACGACGTCGTCGTGCGCGTGTCGGACGAAGGCATCGGCATCGAAGCCGATCGCCTGGAGCGCATCTTCGAACTGTTCACGTTGCCGCACCTGCAGGGCTCGAAGCTCGGCCTCGGCCTCGGCCTGGCGCTGGTGAAGAAGATCGTGGAACTGCACTCGGGCAGCGTGCAGGCCCGGAGCGAAGGCGTCGACAAGGGCAGTCAGTTCATCGTGCGCTTCCCGGCGCGCGAATAG
- the rpmI gene encoding 50S ribosomal protein L35: protein MPKIKTNRAAAKRFRKTASGKYKCGHANKSHILTKKATKRKRNLRQTNHVRAEDAGRLDRMLPYL, encoded by the coding sequence ATGCCCAAGATCAAGACCAATCGGGCGGCGGCCAAGCGCTTCCGGAAGACCGCTTCCGGCAAGTACAAGTGCGGCCACGCCAACAAGAGCCACATCCTCACCAAGAAGGCGACCAAGCGGAAGCGCAACCTGCGGCAGACGAACCACGTTCGTGCCGAGGACGCAGGCCGTCTCGATCGCATGCTGCCGTATCTCTGA
- the infC gene encoding translation initiation factor IF-3 — protein MSTPEKPNRKNQEIRVPRVRVIGSDGEMIGVLTRDEALRMAEDEGLDLVEIQPNADPPVCKIMDFGKFRFEQQKKANEAKKKQKQVEIKELKFRPVTDEGDYQIKLRNMRRFLEEGDKVKVNIRFRGREMSHQELGREMAARIEADLGEDIVIESRPRLEGRQMVMMIAPKKKS, from the coding sequence ATCAGTACCCCCGAGAAGCCGAATCGCAAGAACCAGGAAATCCGCGTCCCGCGCGTGCGCGTGATCGGCAGCGATGGCGAAATGATCGGCGTGCTCACGCGCGACGAAGCGCTGCGCATGGCCGAGGACGAGGGCCTGGATCTTGTGGAGATCCAGCCGAACGCCGATCCGCCGGTCTGCAAGATCATGGACTTCGGCAAGTTCCGCTTCGAGCAGCAGAAGAAGGCCAACGAGGCCAAGAAGAAGCAGAAGCAGGTCGAGATCAAGGAACTCAAGTTCCGTCCCGTGACCGACGAGGGCGACTACCAGATCAAGCTGCGCAACATGCGCCGCTTCCTGGAAGAGGGCGACAAGGTCAAGGTGAACATCCGCTTCCGTGGCCGCGAGATGAGCCACCAGGAACTGGGCCGGGAGATGGCAGCACGCATCGAGGCGGACCTGGGCGAGGACATCGTCATCGAGTCGCGCCCGCGCTTGGAAGGCCGCCAGATGGTCATGATGATCGCGCCGAAGAAGAAGAGCTGA
- the pheT gene encoding phenylalanine--tRNA ligase subunit beta — MKFSENWLRHHVPTNASREQLAATLTAIGLEVEEVTPLGESLDGVVVARIVSATRHPEADRLQVCEVDTGNGTVQIVCGAPNARAGLIAPLATVGANLPGGVAIKAAKLRGVESFGMLCSAKELGVDPDASGLLELPDDAPVGTPLAQYLGLPDASIEIKLTPNRADCFSVRGIAYDVAAALGGEVKPLDAADVPAQSDATIRVELDAGPRVPRFAGRVIDNVDANVSTPAWMAERLRRSGVRPISFLVDVTQYVMLELGQPMHAFDKDTLEGDVVVRPARAGEALKLLDGRTVELDDDFLVVSDSRGGHGARAVALGGIMGGFDTRVTDATRNVFLEAAHWIPSAIIGRSRKLGLHTDAGHRFERGVDPELPRIAVEYATKLIVDIAGGVPGPTLDVTLAEHLRKPQPIVLRRARLARVLGLTVADGEVERILRALGLQVEALTDGWRVVPPTRRFDLEIEEDLIEEIARIHGYDAIPTTLPAGAARLVAPSETRVDESTARRHLASRDFLEAVNYAFVDADLLSKWSLTDGNVPLANPLSGELGVMRTALLPGLVAALARNAARQQPRVRLFELGNVFRANAGDAPIETGRIAAAACGDVHAEQWGVAARTIGFHDLKGDLDSLAAVAGATLEYRASQPAWAHPGRSADVYRDGVKLGWIGQLHPRLQRALELDVDVVAFELDLAPMFSRAVPRARALSKYPSVRRDLAFVVPENVEWAAIGQAVKAAAGPFLRDLVLFDRYQGKGVEPGFKSLAMGLILQDESRTLTDRDVDSAVACVTDALQREYGATIRG, encoded by the coding sequence ATGAAATTCTCCGAAAACTGGCTGCGCCACCACGTCCCGACCAACGCCTCGCGCGAGCAGCTCGCCGCGACGCTGACCGCCATCGGCCTGGAAGTCGAAGAGGTCACGCCGCTGGGCGAATCGCTGGACGGCGTCGTCGTCGCGCGCATCGTAAGCGCGACGCGTCATCCGGAAGCCGACCGCCTGCAGGTGTGCGAAGTCGACACCGGCAACGGCACCGTGCAGATCGTCTGCGGCGCGCCCAATGCGCGCGCGGGTCTGATCGCGCCGCTCGCCACCGTCGGCGCGAACCTGCCGGGTGGTGTCGCGATCAAGGCCGCGAAACTGCGCGGCGTGGAATCGTTCGGCATGCTGTGCTCGGCGAAGGAATTGGGCGTGGATCCGGATGCTTCCGGCCTGCTCGAACTGCCCGACGACGCGCCGGTCGGCACGCCGTTGGCGCAGTATCTCGGCCTGCCGGATGCCAGTATCGAGATCAAGCTGACGCCCAATCGCGCCGACTGCTTCAGCGTGCGCGGCATCGCCTACGACGTGGCGGCCGCGCTCGGGGGTGAAGTGAAGCCGCTCGACGCGGCCGACGTTCCCGCGCAGAGCGATGCGACGATTCGCGTCGAGCTCGACGCCGGCCCGCGCGTGCCGCGCTTCGCCGGCCGCGTGATCGACAACGTGGACGCCAACGTGTCCACGCCGGCATGGATGGCCGAGCGCCTGCGCCGCAGCGGCGTGCGTCCGATCAGCTTCCTCGTGGACGTCACGCAGTACGTGATGCTTGAACTCGGCCAGCCGATGCACGCCTTCGACAAGGACACGCTGGAAGGCGATGTCGTCGTGCGCCCGGCGCGTGCCGGTGAAGCGCTCAAGCTGCTCGACGGTCGCACCGTGGAACTCGACGACGATTTCCTCGTCGTCTCCGACAGCCGCGGCGGCCACGGCGCGCGTGCGGTCGCGCTGGGCGGCATCATGGGCGGCTTCGATACGCGCGTGACCGACGCCACGCGCAACGTGTTCCTCGAAGCGGCGCACTGGATTCCGTCGGCCATCATCGGCCGCAGCCGCAAGCTCGGCCTGCATACCGACGCCGGCCACCGGTTCGAGCGCGGCGTCGATCCGGAACTGCCGCGCATCGCGGTGGAATACGCGACGAAGCTGATCGTCGACATAGCCGGCGGCGTGCCGGGTCCGACGCTCGACGTGACGCTCGCCGAACACCTGCGCAAGCCGCAGCCGATCGTGCTGCGCCGTGCACGCTTGGCTCGCGTGCTCGGGCTTACGGTCGCCGATGGCGAAGTCGAACGCATCCTGCGCGCCCTCGGTCTGCAGGTTGAAGCCCTGACCGACGGTTGGCGCGTGGTGCCGCCGACCCGTCGCTTCGATCTGGAGATCGAGGAAGACCTGATCGAGGAAATCGCGCGCATACACGGCTACGACGCGATCCCGACGACGCTGCCCGCCGGCGCCGCGCGCCTGGTCGCGCCGAGCGAGACGCGCGTGGACGAGTCGACCGCGCGTCGTCACCTGGCCTCGCGCGACTTCCTGGAAGCGGTGAACTACGCGTTCGTCGACGCTGACCTCCTGTCGAAGTGGAGCCTCACCGACGGCAACGTGCCGCTGGCCAATCCGCTCAGCGGCGAGCTGGGCGTCATGCGCACCGCGCTGCTGCCGGGCCTGGTCGCCGCGCTTGCGCGCAACGCCGCGCGCCAGCAGCCGCGTGTGCGCCTGTTCGAGCTGGGCAACGTGTTCCGCGCCAACGCCGGCGACGCGCCCATCGAAACCGGCCGCATCGCCGCCGCCGCGTGCGGCGACGTGCATGCGGAGCAGTGGGGCGTGGCGGCACGCACGATCGGCTTCCACGACCTCAAGGGCGACCTCGACAGCCTGGCCGCCGTCGCCGGCGCCACGCTCGAGTACCGTGCCTCGCAGCCCGCGTGGGCGCATCCGGGTCGCTCGGCGGACGTGTACCGCGACGGCGTGAAGCTCGGCTGGATCGGGCAACTGCATCCGCGCCTGCAACGCGCGCTGGAACTGGACGTGGATGTGGTCGCGTTCGAACTCGACCTGGCGCCCATGTTCAGCCGCGCCGTGCCCCGCGCCAGGGCCTTGTCGAAGTACCCGTCCGTCCGCCGGGATCTCGCGTTCGTCGTCCCGGAGAACGTCGAATGGGCCGCCATCGGACAGGCCGTGAAGGCCGCCGCGGGCCCGTTCCTGCGCGATCTGGTGCTGTTCGACCGCTACCAGGGCAAGGGCGTTGAACCCGGTTTCAAAAGTCTTGCTATGGGCTTGATTCTGCAGGATGAATCACGCACCCTGACTGACCGTGACGTCGATTCCGCAGTGGCTTGCGTGACCGACGCGCTGCAGCGGGAGTACGGGGCAACGATCCGCGGCTGA
- the ihfA gene encoding integration host factor subunit alpha, giving the protein MALTKAEMAERLFDEVGLNKREAKEFVDAFFDALREALEHGRQVKLSGFGNFDLRRKNQRPGRNPKTGEEIPISARTVVTFRPGQKLKERVEAYSGAEHA; this is encoded by the coding sequence ATGGCATTGACCAAGGCCGAGATGGCCGAACGCCTGTTCGACGAAGTCGGGCTGAACAAGCGAGAGGCGAAGGAATTCGTGGACGCGTTCTTCGACGCGTTGCGCGAGGCCCTGGAGCACGGTCGCCAGGTGAAGCTTTCCGGGTTCGGCAACTTCGACCTGCGCCGCAAGAACCAGCGTCCGGGCCGTAACCCCAAAACCGGCGAGGAGATTCCGATCTCCGCCCGCACCGTGGTGACCTTCCGCCCCGGCCAGAAACTGAAGGAACGCGTCGAAGCCTATTCCGGAGCGGAACATGCTTGA